The following is a genomic window from Pueribacillus theae.
GCTTTACATTCGTAAATGTAATCTGTCTTACTCCAGTCTGGCCTTTGAATTCTGACTCTTGTCCAAAATAATTCCGGGCCTCTGAATTCTGACTTCTGCTCTTATCATACGCTACCTTACTTGCTACATCAAATGTAATCGCAATCTTTATTTTAACGAATGGGGAACTCTTTTTCAAAAAGAAAAGCCTTCAGCCTTATACGGCAGAAGACTTTGTCACATCTTTGTACAATCCAGAGGCCCTTAACTCGTCCATGAAATGTTCAAATTGTTCAATATCCATTTGTTGTGCCGAATCAGACAATGCCACTGCAGGATCAGGGTGGACTTCCGCCATCACAATATCAGCACCAATGGCAAGCGCCGCTTTCGCAGTTGGGAGAAGAAGATCACGGCGGCCAGTGGAATGTGTGACGTCAACAGCAACAGGTAAATGTGTTTCTTTCTTTAAGATTGGAACGGCTGAGATATCGAGTGTATTTCTCGTTGCTTTCTCGTACGTTCTTATACCTCTCTCGCAAAGCATGATTTGGCCGTTTCCGTTAGAAATAATGTATTCTGCTGCATTGATGAACTCTTCAATTGTTGCTGAGAGGCCTCTTTTTAATAAAACTGGTTTGTTCACAGAACCGGCTGCTTTTAGCAGTTCAAAGTTTTGCATATTCCGGGCGCCAATTTGAATCACATCAATGTAATCGAGCGCTTTTTCAATATCGTTTGGTGTAACGATTTCGCTGATAACCGCTAAATCTAACTCGTCACCGATTTGTTTTAAGATTTTCAAGCCTTCTTCCCCTAGACCTTGGAAATCGTATGGGGATGTTCTAGGCTTATAAGCACCGCCGCGCAAAAATTTAAGCCCTTGCTTTTTGATCGCTTTGGCGACTTCATTGACCTGATCGTAACTTTCGACAGAACAAGGGCCAGCAATAACGCGCTGAATGCCGTCTCCTACAGTTTCTCCCTTGATCGTAACAATCGTATTTTCAGATTGTTTTTTACGCGATACAAGCAATGCTTTCCGGTGGTCATCTTCTTGAAGTTCTAGGCTAGCTTTAAAAATTTCTTTGAAAATATGCTGTAACGTCGATGTTTCAAAAGGGCCTTCGTTTTTTTCTGCAATTAAATCAAGCATATCCCTTTCCCTCACAGGATCGAAACGATTCACTCCTTGCACCTTTTTAACATTGCCTATTTCTTGAACCAATTCCGCCCGCTTATTAATAAGTTCCAAAAGCTTAAGGTTTACATCATCAAGCTGTTCCCGCAGCTGTTCAAGTTCAACGTTTCCCATTCTTCCCACTCCTCTTTTATTTTCTGTCCTCGAACTATTAGGATTAATTATAAACGATACCATTCAGAAAGTCACGAACTTTTTCTTTAATAATTAAACGCTTTTAAGCACTAAAGCAAATACCTATTAAACGAGCGAATTTACATCTTTAGGAAATAATGTAGATTGCATGGATCAAAAAGAACCGTTAGCACGAATGCAACGGTTCTAACTCATCATTCATCCATTTTACTTACATCATCTGTTGGGGTGGCTGTTGTATTTGTGGAAACAATCGATTCATTTGAATCTTCGAGAAATGGGTTTTCACTTGTAAGCGGGCTGCTTCCGCTGTCCATATTCGACTTAATTTGGCCTGTAATATCTTTTACTTTACTGGCCACTTGTGACGATTGATCAGAAACAGTTTTGGCGATATCTGAAGACTTTTCTTTGGCAACAGAGATCCATTCAGTCCCTTTTTCAACCGCCGTATCCTTAAGCTGCAACGAACGTTCTTTCATTACGCTTGCTTGTTCATTTAAATCACTGCGCATCTCTTTCCCTGACTTTGGTGCCAGCAATAAAGCGGATACCGCTCCAACGATGCTTCCTACAATTACACCCGTTAAAAAGTCTTTGCTTTTTAAATTGTTATCACTCATGAAATAAAGCCTCCTTTAAATAAATTATTTTTCTTCAACCCCTATATATTGATCAGTTGCTTTCTTTTTCACTTTCCATTGTTGCCAAATCCTCATGAGAGCCCCGGTCCATTCAACAGCCTTTTCGACTTGTTCCGAATATCTTTCGCTCCCTGCTACAACTTGGTTAGAGATGTTTCGAAACGACTGGTTGAGCGTCCCGAGTGAATTTCCTACATCTTTTACTCGATCAACAACAGAATTTAAAGCTAACGACTTTTCTTGAATATCTTCTGCAAGCTTATTTGTTTTATGTAAAAGCTCAGTAGTTTCCACAGTAATGCCATTTAGCTGTTTTTCTAAACTGTCCACCGTCGTGGCGACATTATCGAGGGTTATTCTTAATGATTTCAATGTTTGCACGATAAATATAACTAATACTGCAAAGGCAACCGCAACAATTAGCGCGCTTATATAGAGAATCCAAATCAAATTTAGTACACCTCCTTACCGTTTCTCTTACCCAAAAAATTCTTTTGTAAAACCTGTACATAATAACTCTATTCGATAAATGCACTTATAATCCTTCTCTTTTTTATTTTTCAATAGTATTTTTAGCAAGTATAATGAAAACTATTCGATAGCAAATGTTTCCCACACCTTACGAGAAATTAGAGGCTGGAGAAGTTAAAAACTCGACATTTTGAAAGAATGTCGAGTTCCTTTTAAAAAATAAGAAAGCAAATTGGCCATTCATCAATTTAAACCCATCCCACCTCTCACCTTTAGGAAAGAGCGTCAGCGTTTTTTTTAGCTTATAGCTTTTCGTATGCTTTCTGATATTTTTGAATGTCGCCTGCACCCATAAAAATGAGGACGCCGCTATCATGTTTTTTTAAATCACCGATTGACTCTTCATGGACTAAATGTGAATGTGGAATTTTGTTTTTTAAATCTTCAATGGACAGACTGCCTTCATGCTCCCTTGCTGAGCCAAAAATATCACATAAGTAAACAGCATCTGCATGTGACAAACTTTCGGCAAATTCGTTCAGGAATGTTTTCGTTCTTGAAAAAGTATGCGGCTGAAAAATAGCGACAATTTCCTTATCAGGATACTTTTTCTTTGCGGCGTCGATTGTTGCCGTTATTTCTGCTGGATGATGGGCGTAGTCATCAATGAGGATTTGATTATGGAACACTCTTTCATTAAAACGCCGTTTTACTCCTTTGAATGCTTTAAGCTGTTCTTGAATCTTTTCAATTTCAATTCCCTCATAGTGGCAAAGTGCAATAACAGCAAGAGCATTGGAGACATTATGATTTCCATGCATTGGAATTTGAAAAGAACCGTAAAACGTATTACGGACAAACACATCAAAGCTGGTTCCTTGAACAGTGGTCGTAATATTACTCGCTTGGAAATCATTTTCCTCATTAAATCCGTAAAAGACAACAGGAACATTCGCCTGGATTTTTTGCAAATAAGGATCATCTCCGAAAGCAATGATCGCTTTTCCCACTTGTTTAGCCATCTCTTGGAATGCATCAAAAACGTCATCGATGTCCTCGAAATAGTCTGGATGGTCGAAATCAATATTCGTCATAATCGCATAATCGGGATGATAAGCTAAAAAATGCCGGCGATATTCACAAGCTTCAAAGACAAAATATTCACTGTTTTCCCTGCCTGCTCCCGTTCCATCGCCAATCAAATAGGATGTTGATTTTGCATGGCCAAGAACGTGCGTAAGCAGTCCTGTTGTTGATGTTTTTCCATGGCTTCCGGTGACAGCAATGCTTGTAAATTTACGTATAAATTCCCCAATAAATTCATGATAACGGTACACTGGAAGATTGCGTTTCTTGGCTTCGACAATTTCAACGTGATCTTCCCCAAATGCGTTGCCAGCAATTACAATTTGTCCCGTTTTTATATTGTCTTTATCAAATGGAAGGATTGGAATATTTTTTTTCTCTAGGGCTTCCTGTGTAAAAAAATATTTGCCGATATCTGAGCCTTGAACATTTTCATTCATATCATTTAAAATTTGAGCGAGTGCGCTCATCCCGGTACCTTTTATTCCAACGAAATGGAATGTCGTCATAATGAACCTCCACAATCAATCTTGTAACAATTTCTCTTGCTGCATCATTCTATGTTTAGTATATGGAATCGACCCAAAAATTGCTAATATACGTTCTATTACGGTTTTTGGCATCTGGCTTTTCATGATAGAAATCGGTCGCCGATTTCATCCAGCCCCGCCTCCGGCACCTGACTTCATAGACCATACGGCTTTCTTCAATGAGGACAATTATAGCAAATAAACGATCGGCCGACCATACAAATATGTATAAGAGGCTACCCGAATTCAATCCAACAAGCGCATTATAAGTCCACCTTTTCCAATCTTGGGTTTGGGCGGTATTTCCTTCCCGCTTTCGCTTGCGGTTCACCGTTTAACAATACATTATCTCCTGTAAAGCCGATGTTGATTTTAAGCAGACTGCTCCCGACGCCGTACATATCGACCGGGACATTTTTCTTTTCAAATTCCAATATTCTCTCTTCATTAAACCCGCCGCTTGCAACAATTTTTACATGATTAAAACCTTCCGCATCCAATGCTTTGCGGAGCGCAAAAATAAGTTCAGGACTGACGCCTCTTGGATCAAAGCTGCCAAGCATTTCCTGGTTTCGGCAAAAAAATTGATCAACCATTGTTCTGGATGTATCTACACGTACAGCTTTTAATTTCTCTTTAAATTCACGTGCCACCCGAAGGGAATCAGTGATGACATCATTATTATAATCAACGAGTGCCATTAATTCGTCTTCAGGGAAAGTCTTGTAATAGGCCTTCGTCGCTTCCACAACGTCCCCTTGAAAAAGCTGAATCAATGCATGCGGCATCGTCCCCATTCCTTCTTTCCCCCACCACTCGTTCATGGCGTGGGTCGCTTGGGCGGTGGAGCCTCCAATATATGCCGCGTAGCCATCGCCTGCTTGCTGGGTGAAATGGTCGTCTCTGTCTCCCATAAAAATAATCGGCTTTTGAATGCCGGAATAAGAGGCTGCTTTTGATACTTTATAAACATTGGTAGCTACTGATGTTCTTCTTGCAAGAATGCCATCAATCATTCCCTCAAGAAAGCCAAAATTTTGATAAGGCCCGGAAATTGTCATGACCGTTTCAAAAGCAGAAATTTTATCCCCATCTTTTAATGACATCACTTCGAGTTCATCAGTATTTTTTGCGAACGTTTGGACGAGTGCAATCGCTTCATCTGTACCACATAACACAGCATCATCCGTTTTTTGAAAAAATTGCATCGTTACGTTTGCATTGGGACGATGAAGCCTCGCGATTTCACTCGTTTTCAAAAAATAAACAGCTGAAAACCAACCCTCTCCAACCCTGCTATCAAATTTGAACGTTTTATTCGTTAGGCGCTTAATTTTTCCTTTAAGCTTTAGTTCGATTTCTTTCATTCTCCAACTGTTCTCCTTATATACGATTTCCGATTGCAATTCTTCTTAATCATAGTAAACGAACCGTTAGAAAACAAGGTTTATTTAGGTAACTGCCACACCAGTCTATGCTTGCTTGCTCATTCTTTCGAGAAACTCTTGCTTTGTCATTAACAGTTTTCTAGGTTTGCTTCCATTTGCTTTTGATACAAGGCCGCTTTCTTCCATCAAGTCAATTAATCTTGCGGCACGATTATAGCCAATCCGGAACCGTCGTTGAAGGCTTGAAGATGAAGCCGCGCCTTGTTCGAAAATAAACTCGCATGCCTCTTCAAACAGTTCATCTTCATGCTCATCACTGGAGTGGGATGTTAATTCATCCATCTCAATCATATAATTTGGTTTTCGCTGTTTTTTTATAAATTCTGTAATCCGATCTATCTCTTCGTCAGAAACAAAGTTGCCTTGCAATCTGATTGGTTTAGGGGAGCCATTTTCCATGAAAAGCATATCCCCTTTTCCGAGAAGCTTTTCAGCTCCACTGGCATCAAGGATTGTTCTCGAATCGACTTGGGATGAAACTGAAAATGCAATCCTTGTCGGGATATTTGCCTTAATTAATCCTGTGATCACATCAACAGACGGGCGCTGTGTCGCTACTAAAAGGTGGATGCCGCACGCTCTTGCCTTTTGGGCGATGCGGCAGATGGCGTCTTCCACTTCTTGTGGGGATACCATCATCAGATCGGCAAGCTCATCAATAATAATGACGATGTAAGGCATTTTTTCATCGTTGTTTTTATTCTTTTTAATGCTTTCATTATAGCGATCGATATCTCTCACTTTTAACTTGGCAAACTTTTTATACCGCAGCTCCATTTCTTCCACTGCCCATTTAAGCGCAAGCGTTGCGTCTTTCACATCTGTCACCACAGGGGTAACGAGATGGGGAAGTTCGTTATATGGCGCAAGTTCAACGACTTTCGGATCAATCAGCAAGAGCTTGACATCATCCGGATTGGCTTTGTATAAAAGGCTCGCCAAGATCGCGTTAATGCACACGCTTTTTCCTGAACCCGTCGCACCGGCAATTAATCCGTGCGGCATTTTTCTTAAATCAGTAACAACCGGCGCTCCCGAAATATCGACACCGAGTGCGGCAGCAAGCGGAGAAGAATGTTTTTGAAAAGCTTGGCTCTCAAGAATATCCCTTAATCCTACAGGCTGGCTTGAGCGGTTGGGGACTTCAATGCCGATTGCGTTTCTTCCAGGTATCGGTGCTTCAATCCGTATTTCTTTTGCCGACAAACTAAGCTTAATATCATCCGATAAATTTGTAATCTTGCTCACTTTTACACCCGGACTCGGTTGAACTTCAAACCTTGTGACAGACGGCCCTTTAACCGCATTGACGACAACTGCATTCACATTGAAATTTTTAAACGTTTCATTTAGCAGCTTTTTCTGTTCTTCCAACCATGGTAAACTATCCTCTTTCTTCCGGACAGGTGAATCCAGCAATTGCAATTTCGGAAAATAGTAAATGCGGCTGCGATCAGCCTTGAACATCATCACATTATACGGAACAGGTGCCGGTTGATTTTGAACAGGTACACTTTGGCCAATTCTGGAAGCATTTGCTTTAGGCAACTCATTTTTCGCCTGGCTATTTCTTAAAGGAGTTGCGTTTTGCAATTCTTTTTCCTCTGGGCCATGTGCTCTATTTTCTTCAGTTTTTAATTCTTCGTTGATTTCATTAGACTCTTTTTCAGCATTCAATTGGACATTGTTACGTCCGCCCTTCTCTTCATCAACAGGTTCTGCTTCCTGAATGATAGGCTGAAGACTTTCGTCCTCAGCTTCCTCATCATTCACTTCATGAATCGTTGGTTCGCCCATTTCTTCGTTTGCCTGTTTTTCCTTAGTTGGGAATGGCTCGAATGTGTAACGCTCTCCGAAACCAAAAATAGGCGAAGGGACATTTGAAACTTTGAAATCCTTCCCTCCGAATTTTTCTTTTTCTTGTTGTGAAGGCATTTTTCGATGGGTATGGAAACTTTTCTCGTCAGTTTGCGCCTTTTCTTTATCTGGTATGAGAGGAAAACGAAAGTTGCCTTTTGGATATTCGTGAATCACTTTTGCATTATTTTCGTGTTCTGAGATTGGAAATCTTCTGGGCCGGATGCTCTGTCTTTCAGGTCCGTCTTCCTCCTCCTCATCGCCAAACATGAGTTTCCATAGTTTTTTCCACCATTTTTCCATGGGCCTTCACCTCCTTTTTCTCTCTGTCCTTAAAGGTAATTCATCTGTTATTTATCTTTTTGGGGTCGGTTTTTAGCTAAAATAAAGATAGGTTCAAGTTCCCCGCCATTGTACAAAAATGGCAAAGCTGTTATTGGCACTCTTCCACTCGCAAAAAAGGACATTGTCATTTGTCCAAGCACATCGTAGCCTGTGTCGTTATGTATATCGGCAAAGATTAAAACATCTTGATGGGGTACAGCGATTGCCAATGTTCCTTCAGCTTTTTCCGCCATTGATTCCAGCAATGGCTGATTTAAAATTCTGCTAGCATCGTATCCATCATTCGTGTTTAAAAAATAAAACGTATTTCCCGCAACTGTATCCTCTCTCAATTTTACGTCAAGCGAACGCAAATTAAATCGCGCTGCCTCCTTAATCATTGATTCTTCCCAACCTTCTTCTTTAAGCAGCCCTTCGTCAATTAATCGATAAGATTTTCCAAGATCAAGCGCATAGAATATCGCCGTTTCAGCTGTATGCTTATCATGGATTAGCTTTTTCCCTGCATTTGATTCAGTTGGGAAAGAAGTTGAACGGATAACAGGAAAAATGGCTTTTTCTTTTCCTGAAAGCCGCTGCTCTTCATTCATTGCTTTCATCGCTTCTTCAATATGTTCAATCAACTCATCAAAATATGTATCTTTATTTTCTTCCCACTTCGTAAGTAAACCATTTAAAGAAAGGGTCATTCCTTTTTTCGTATGAATATCTTCAATTCGCATCGTTTCGTCATTTTTATTATAGCTAAACCGCCATTCGGAACGAGAAAGGCGCTTTTCAATTTTTCGTTTCATTTCAATTGGCTTCAATGGTTTCCACCTCCCAACATGAAAGTTCGGTTCTACCGGGATAGAAAAGCCTCCATTTTTTTAATGGAGGCTGACGTTCATTATTTTTTATTTTACTACCATTATCCCAACAATTCCACTTATCCCACATTAAAAATGCATTAAGAAAGATTTCAATAAAGCAAAATATAAAAACAGACAATGATCGCTGAAGAGCGTATCAATGTCTGAAAAATTTCATCATTAAACGATTTTCCCATGATTCGAAAGTGCAGTTTTCCTTTTTTTATTGCGAAGTTCTGAATTTAGATCATGAATAAAGTGATTCGCCTTTTCAGTGGGTGCTGAGGTAACAGCACTAACAGCGATAAATAGAACAATTGAGAGAAGAAATCCCCAAACGCCTGAACCGTAGCCAAACGGCTTGATTTTCGTTAACTCGAGAAAGGCAACTAATAAGCCGCTCAATACAACACTTGTAAGCACGCCTGCAGCCGTTCCTCTTTTCCAAAAAAACACGCCAACATAGGCAGGTACGATGACGAGTAATCCTGCTGATGCAGAAACGGAAAGAACTGCAATTAGATCCAGCTGCAACTGGGCAAATAGGTAAGCCAGTATTGTGATGATTGGAATGACGATTTTCCCAACCAATAATTGGCGCTTGTCTGTTGCATGTTTCGCTGCATTTCGGTATACATCCCTTGAAATCAATGAAGATAGCGTTAAAATAATCGAATCAATTGTCGAGATGGCTGCCGCCATTATCCCAAGCATGACAACCAGCGCTAACACAGGCGGAACAACATCAGACGACAATAGCGTTGGTGTTGCAAGGTCAGCATTTTCCAGGTTAGGAAACTTGATTAGTGCTGCGTAACCCCAAATGATTGAAACTAATGTATAAATGAATCCAAAAACGAGAAACCCTAAGAGCATCCTTCGCATGCTTGAGAAAGAGGCTGGCATGTACAACCGCTGGCTCACTTGTGGATTTGAAATACAGAAAAAAATCCATGGCAATGTTAAACTTAAAAATGTAGGAAAGCTAAAGAATCCTTTACCAGGCACTGCTAATGAACCTGGATGGTCAGTAGCCAATGTATTGAAAAATGTTCCAAACCCACCCAATGTACTAATAACGATAAGGACTACTAATGTTGCAGTCACAATCATCACAATCGCCTGAAGAGCATCTGTCCACATAACCGAGCGAATTCCCGCAATCATCGTAAACACAATCGCTAAAATGGCCGCAATCGTTACACCTGTCGTAAACGAAATGACATTATCTGACATACTTGAAAGCAAATAGCCGACACCTGTAAGTTGTACAGCAGAATAAGGGATAAGAAAAATACAACTTGCAAGGGAAGTAACAACAGCGACCGCCTTACTATTATAGCGATCCCCTAACATTTCAGTTGGGGTAACATACCCATATTTTTTACCTGCCAACCAAAAGCGCGGGCCAAAAAAAACAATTAAACTTACTCCAGCTAAATAAATCAATTCGAAACCGAGCGCACCAACCCCGCCAGCATAAGTTAATCCAGCAAGGCCTACGAGCATAAACGCACTATACGTTGTCGCACTGTAACTTAACGCT
Proteins encoded in this region:
- a CDS encoding DUF1444 domain-containing protein encodes the protein MKRKIEKRLSRSEWRFSYNKNDETMRIEDIHTKKGMTLSLNGLLTKWEENKDTYFDELIEHIEEAMKAMNEEQRLSGKEKAIFPVIRSTSFPTESNAGKKLIHDKHTAETAIFYALDLGKSYRLIDEGLLKEEGWEESMIKEAARFNLRSLDVKLREDTVAGNTFYFLNTNDGYDASRILNQPLLESMAEKAEGTLAIAVPHQDVLIFADIHNDTGYDVLGQMTMSFFASGRVPITALPFLYNGGELEPIFILAKNRPQKDK
- a CDS encoding YtxH domain-containing protein — protein: MSDNNLKSKDFLTGVIVGSIVGAVSALLLAPKSGKEMRSDLNEQASVMKERSLQLKDTAVEKGTEWISVAKEKSSDIAKTVSDQSSQVASKVKDITGQIKSNMDSGSSPLTSENPFLEDSNESIVSTNTTATPTDDVSKMDE
- a CDS encoding DNA translocase FtsK — translated: MEKWWKKLWKLMFGDEEEEDGPERQSIRPRRFPISEHENNAKVIHEYPKGNFRFPLIPDKEKAQTDEKSFHTHRKMPSQQEKEKFGGKDFKVSNVPSPIFGFGERYTFEPFPTKEKQANEEMGEPTIHEVNDEEAEDESLQPIIQEAEPVDEEKGGRNNVQLNAEKESNEINEELKTEENRAHGPEEKELQNATPLRNSQAKNELPKANASRIGQSVPVQNQPAPVPYNVMMFKADRSRIYYFPKLQLLDSPVRKKEDSLPWLEEQKKLLNETFKNFNVNAVVVNAVKGPSVTRFEVQPSPGVKVSKITNLSDDIKLSLSAKEIRIEAPIPGRNAIGIEVPNRSSQPVGLRDILESQAFQKHSSPLAAALGVDISGAPVVTDLRKMPHGLIAGATGSGKSVCINAILASLLYKANPDDVKLLLIDPKVVELAPYNELPHLVTPVVTDVKDATLALKWAVEEMELRYKKFAKLKVRDIDRYNESIKKNKNNDEKMPYIVIIIDELADLMMVSPQEVEDAICRIAQKARACGIHLLVATQRPSVDVITGLIKANIPTRIAFSVSSQVDSRTILDASGAEKLLGKGDMLFMENGSPKPIRLQGNFVSDEEIDRITEFIKKQRKPNYMIEMDELTSHSSDEHEDELFEEACEFIFEQGAASSSSLQRRFRIGYNRAARLIDLMEESGLVSKANGSKPRKLLMTKQEFLERMSKQA
- a CDS encoding bifunctional 3-deoxy-7-phosphoheptulonate synthase/chorismate mutase; this encodes MGNVELEQLREQLDDVNLKLLELINKRAELVQEIGNVKKVQGVNRFDPVRERDMLDLIAEKNEGPFETSTLQHIFKEIFKASLELQEDDHRKALLVSRKKQSENTIVTIKGETVGDGIQRVIAGPCSVESYDQVNEVAKAIKKQGLKFLRGGAYKPRTSPYDFQGLGEEGLKILKQIGDELDLAVISEIVTPNDIEKALDYIDVIQIGARNMQNFELLKAAGSVNKPVLLKRGLSATIEEFINAAEYIISNGNGQIMLCERGIRTYEKATRNTLDISAVPILKKETHLPVAVDVTHSTGRRDLLLPTAKAALAIGADIVMAEVHPDPAVALSDSAQQMDIEQFEHFMDELRASGLYKDVTKSSAV
- a CDS encoding sodium:solute symporter family protein, whose amino-acid sequence is MTAAMVWWGVAIYVIVSLVLAYYSRTGKAVDMTDYFLGNRKMGGFVSALSYSATTYSAFMLVGLAGLTYAGGVGALGFELIYLAGVSLIVFFGPRFWLAGKKYGYVTPTEMLGDRYNSKAVAVVTSLASCIFLIPYSAVQLTGVGYLLSSMSDNVISFTTGVTIAAILAIVFTMIAGIRSVMWTDALQAIVMIVTATLVVLIVISTLGGFGTFFNTLATDHPGSLAVPGKGFFSFPTFLSLTLPWIFFCISNPQVSQRLYMPASFSSMRRMLLGFLVFGFIYTLVSIIWGYAALIKFPNLENADLATPTLLSSDVVPPVLALVVMLGIMAAAISTIDSIILTLSSLISRDVYRNAAKHATDKRQLLVGKIVIPIITILAYLFAQLQLDLIAVLSVSASAGLLVIVPAYVGVFFWKRGTAAGVLTSVVLSGLLVAFLELTKIKPFGYGSGVWGFLLSIVLFIAVSAVTSAPTEKANHFIHDLNSELRNKKRKTALSNHGKIV
- a CDS encoding nicotinate phosphoribosyltransferase gives rise to the protein MKEIELKLKGKIKRLTNKTFKFDSRVGEGWFSAVYFLKTSEIARLHRPNANVTMQFFQKTDDAVLCGTDEAIALVQTFAKNTDELEVMSLKDGDKISAFETVMTISGPYQNFGFLEGMIDGILARRTSVATNVYKVSKAASYSGIQKPIIFMGDRDDHFTQQAGDGYAAYIGGSTAQATHAMNEWWGKEGMGTMPHALIQLFQGDVVEATKAYYKTFPEDELMALVDYNNDVITDSLRVAREFKEKLKAVRVDTSRTMVDQFFCRNQEMLGSFDPRGVSPELIFALRKALDAEGFNHVKIVASGGFNEERILEFEKKNVPVDMYGVGSSLLKINIGFTGDNVLLNGEPQAKAGRKYRPNPRLEKVDL
- the murC gene encoding UDP-N-acetylmuramate--L-alanine ligase encodes the protein MTTFHFVGIKGTGMSALAQILNDMNENVQGSDIGKYFFTQEALEKKNIPILPFDKDNIKTGQIVIAGNAFGEDHVEIVEAKKRNLPVYRYHEFIGEFIRKFTSIAVTGSHGKTSTTGLLTHVLGHAKSTSYLIGDGTGAGRENSEYFVFEACEYRRHFLAYHPDYAIMTNIDFDHPDYFEDIDDVFDAFQEMAKQVGKAIIAFGDDPYLQKIQANVPVVFYGFNEENDFQASNITTTVQGTSFDVFVRNTFYGSFQIPMHGNHNVSNALAVIALCHYEGIEIEKIQEQLKAFKGVKRRFNERVFHNQILIDDYAHHPAEITATIDAAKKKYPDKEIVAIFQPHTFSRTKTFLNEFAESLSHADAVYLCDIFGSAREHEGSLSIEDLKNKIPHSHLVHEESIGDLKKHDSGVLIFMGAGDIQKYQKAYEKL
- a CDS encoding DUF948 domain-containing protein, which encodes MIWILYISALIVAVAFAVLVIFIVQTLKSLRITLDNVATTVDSLEKQLNGITVETTELLHKTNKLAEDIQEKSLALNSVVDRVKDVGNSLGTLNQSFRNISNQVVAGSERYSEQVEKAVEWTGALMRIWQQWKVKKKATDQYIGVEEK